In the genome of Pseudomonas protegens, one region contains:
- a CDS encoding carboxyl transferase domain-containing protein yields the protein MILKSQLNPKSPEFAQNAASMLAQVDALHGLLAQVQQGGGAKAQERHTSRGKLLPRERINRLLDPGSPFLELSPLAAYEVYGEDVPAAGLIAGIGRVEGIECMIVANDATVKGGSYYPLTVKKHLRAQTIAQQNRLPCIYLVDSGGANLPRQDEVFPDREHFGRIFFNQANMSAQGIPQIAVVMGSCTAGGAYVPAMADEAIMVREQATIFLAGPPLVKAATGEVVSAEDLGGADVHCKVSGVADHYADSDEHALALARRSVANLNWHKQGQLQQRTPIAPLYAGDELYGVVPADAKQPFDVREVIARLVDGSLFDEFKALFGTTLVCGFAHLHGYPVAILANNGILFAEAAQKGAHFIELACQRGIPLLFLQNITGFMVGQKYEAGGIAKHGAKLVTAVACAKVPKLTVIIGGSFGAGNYGMCGRAYDPRFLWMWPNARIGVMGAEQAAGVLVQVKREQAERGGQPFDAAQEAEIKQPILDQYEHQGHPYYSSARLWDDGVIDPAQTRDVLGLALSAALNAPIEQSRFGVFRM from the coding sequence ATGATTCTGAAGTCTCAGCTCAACCCGAAATCCCCCGAGTTCGCGCAGAACGCGGCCAGCATGCTGGCCCAGGTCGACGCCCTGCACGGCCTGCTCGCCCAGGTCCAGCAAGGCGGTGGCGCCAAGGCCCAGGAGCGCCACACTTCCCGGGGCAAACTGCTGCCGCGCGAGCGTATCAACCGCCTGCTCGATCCTGGCTCGCCGTTTCTTGAACTCAGCCCCCTGGCCGCCTACGAGGTCTATGGCGAAGACGTGCCGGCCGCCGGGCTGATTGCCGGCATCGGCCGGGTGGAAGGCATCGAGTGCATGATCGTGGCCAACGACGCCACGGTGAAAGGCGGTTCCTACTACCCGCTGACGGTGAAAAAGCACCTGCGGGCCCAGACCATCGCCCAGCAGAACCGCCTGCCGTGCATCTACCTGGTGGACTCCGGCGGCGCCAACCTGCCACGCCAGGACGAAGTGTTCCCGGACCGCGAGCACTTCGGACGGATCTTTTTCAACCAGGCCAACATGAGCGCCCAGGGCATCCCGCAGATCGCCGTGGTCATGGGCTCCTGCACCGCCGGTGGCGCCTACGTACCGGCCATGGCCGACGAAGCGATCATGGTCCGTGAACAGGCGACCATCTTCCTGGCCGGTCCGCCCCTGGTGAAAGCCGCCACCGGCGAAGTGGTGAGTGCCGAAGACCTGGGCGGTGCCGACGTGCACTGCAAGGTTTCCGGGGTCGCCGACCACTACGCCGACAGCGACGAACACGCCCTGGCCCTGGCGCGGCGCAGCGTGGCCAACCTCAACTGGCACAAGCAGGGGCAATTGCAGCAACGCACCCCGATCGCCCCGCTGTACGCCGGCGACGAGCTCTATGGCGTGGTGCCGGCCGATGCCAAGCAGCCCTTCGATGTGCGCGAAGTCATTGCCCGACTGGTGGACGGCTCGCTGTTCGATGAATTCAAGGCCCTGTTCGGCACCACCCTGGTCTGCGGTTTCGCCCACCTGCACGGCTATCCGGTGGCCATTCTCGCCAACAACGGCATCCTGTTCGCCGAAGCCGCGCAAAAAGGCGCGCACTTCATCGAGCTGGCCTGCCAGCGCGGCATTCCCCTGCTGTTCCTGCAGAACATCACCGGCTTCATGGTGGGACAGAAATACGAAGCCGGCGGCATCGCCAAACACGGCGCCAAGCTGGTGACCGCGGTGGCCTGCGCCAAGGTGCCGAAACTCACCGTGATCATCGGCGGCAGCTTCGGCGCCGGTAACTACGGCATGTGCGGCCGCGCCTATGACCCGCGCTTTTTGTGGATGTGGCCCAACGCGCGAATCGGCGTGATGGGCGCCGAACAGGCGGCCGGCGTACTGGTTCAGGTCAAGCGCGAACAGGCGGAACGTGGCGGACAGCCGTTCGACGCGGCCCAGGAAGCCGAAATCAAGCAGCCGATCCTCGATCAGTACGAGCACCAGGGGCACCCCTACTACTCCAGTGCACGCCTGTGGGACGACGGCGTCATCGACCCGGCGCAAACCCGTGACGTACTGGGCCTGGCCCTGTCCGCGGCCCTCAACGCCCCCATCGAACAGAGCCGCTTCGGCGTGTTCCGCATGTAA
- a CDS encoding AMP-binding protein has translation MEHSGFQPDRSYTRGTQDKPLLALTIGQAFDNTVAAYPQGEALVVRHQQLRYTWQQLRDAVDLHARALLALGLKTGDRLGIWAPNCAQWCIAQLASAKIGAILVNINPAYRSSELEYVLKQSGCQWLICAGAFKTSDYHGMLQGLIPELAEQSIGQLHCERLPELRGVISLHAQPPSGFLPWSQLTALAASITAEQLQARQDSLDFDQAVNIQYTSGTTGFPKGATLSHYNILNNGYMVGESLGLTAADRLVIPVPLYHCFGMVMGNLGCITHGTTMIYPNDAFDPLLTLNAVAEERATGLYGVPTMFIAMLDQPRRGEFDLSSLRTGIMAGATCPIEVMRRVISEMHMSEVQIAYGMTETSPVSLQTGPDDDLELRVTTVGRTQPHLESKIIDEVGNVVPRGTIGELCTRGYSVMLGYWNNPQGTSEAIDQAGWMHTGDLATMNEQGYVCIAGRNKDMIIRGGENIYPRELEEFFFTHPAVADVQVIGIPCARYGEEIVAWIKFHPGHCANEVELQAWCKERIAHFKTPRYFKFVEEFPMTVTGKIQKFRMREISIEELGEQVGKV, from the coding sequence ATGGAACACTCGGGTTTCCAGCCGGATCGCAGTTACACCCGTGGTACGCAAGACAAGCCGTTGCTCGCGCTGACCATCGGCCAGGCTTTCGATAACACCGTCGCCGCCTATCCTCAGGGCGAGGCTCTGGTGGTGCGTCATCAGCAGCTGCGCTACACCTGGCAGCAGTTGCGCGACGCGGTGGATCTGCATGCCAGGGCGCTGCTGGCCCTGGGGCTCAAGACAGGGGATCGACTGGGAATCTGGGCGCCCAACTGCGCCCAATGGTGCATCGCGCAACTGGCCAGCGCCAAGATCGGCGCGATCCTGGTGAACATCAACCCGGCCTACCGCAGTTCCGAGCTGGAGTATGTGCTCAAGCAGTCCGGCTGCCAGTGGCTGATCTGTGCCGGGGCGTTCAAGACTTCCGACTACCACGGCATGCTGCAGGGGCTGATCCCCGAACTGGCCGAGCAATCCATCGGCCAATTGCACTGTGAGCGTCTGCCCGAGTTACGCGGGGTGATCAGCCTGCACGCCCAGCCGCCCTCCGGCTTTCTGCCCTGGTCGCAGTTGACGGCCCTGGCCGCTAGCATCACGGCCGAGCAACTGCAGGCGCGCCAGGACAGCCTGGATTTCGATCAGGCGGTGAATATCCAGTACACCTCGGGCACCACGGGCTTTCCCAAGGGCGCGACCCTGAGTCACTACAACATCCTCAACAACGGTTACATGGTGGGGGAGAGCCTGGGCCTGACCGCGGCGGATCGCCTGGTCATCCCGGTGCCGCTGTATCACTGCTTCGGCATGGTCATGGGCAACCTGGGCTGTATCACCCATGGCACCACCATGATCTACCCCAACGATGCCTTCGACCCATTGCTGACCCTGAACGCCGTGGCCGAGGAGCGGGCCACCGGTTTGTATGGGGTGCCCACCATGTTCATCGCCATGCTTGATCAGCCCAGGCGTGGCGAGTTCGATCTGTCGAGCCTGCGCACCGGGATCATGGCCGGCGCCACTTGCCCGATCGAGGTGATGCGTCGGGTCATCAGCGAGATGCACATGAGCGAAGTGCAGATCGCCTACGGCATGACCGAGACCAGTCCGGTGTCGTTGCAGACCGGTCCTGATGACGATCTGGAGTTGCGAGTCACCACCGTGGGGCGTACCCAGCCCCATCTGGAGAGCAAGATCATCGACGAAGTCGGCAATGTGGTGCCGCGGGGCACGATCGGCGAACTCTGTACCCGGGGCTACAGCGTCATGCTCGGCTACTGGAACAATCCCCAGGGCACCAGCGAGGCCATCGATCAGGCGGGCTGGATGCACACCGGCGACCTGGCGACCATGAACGAGCAGGGGTATGTGTGCATCGCCGGGCGCAACAAGGACATGATCATTCGCGGTGGCGAGAACATTTACCCCCGGGAGCTGGAAGAGTTCTTCTTCACCCATCCTGCCGTGGCCGATGTACAGGTGATCGGCATTCCCTGCGCCAGGTACGGTGAGGAAATCGTCGCCTGGATCAAGTTCCATCCCGGGCATTGCGCCAATGAAGTCGAGCTGCAGGCCTGGTGCAAGGAGCGCATCGCCCATTTCAAGACGCCGCGTTACTTCAAGTTCGTCGAGGAGTTTCCGATGACGGTGACGGGCAAGATCCAGAAATTCCGCATGCGTGAAATCAGCATCGAGGAGCTGGGCGAGCAGGTGGGTAAGGTCTGA
- a CDS encoding acyl-CoA dehydrogenase, whose translation MEFAYSPKVQELRERVTAFMDAYVYPAEAVFERQVAEGDRWQPTAIMEELKLKAKAEGLWNLFLPESELGAGLTNLEYAPLAEIMGRSLLGPEPFNCSAPDTGNMEVLVRYANQEQKQRWLEPLLRGEIRSAFAMTEPDVASSDATNMAARAVRDGDQWLINGKKWWTSGACDPRCKILIFMGLSNPDAPRHQQHSMILVPVDTPGVKIVRPLPVFGYDDAPHGHAEVLFDNVRVPYENVLLGEGRGFEIAQGRLGPGRIHHCMRSIGMAERALELMCKRAVNRTAFGKPLARLGGNIDKIADSRMEIDMARLLTLKAAYMMDTVGNKVAKSEIAQIKVVAPNVALRVIDRAIQIHGGAGVSNDFPLAYMYAMQRTLRLADGPDEVHRAAIGKYEIGKYVPRELLRSGH comes from the coding sequence ATGGAATTCGCCTATTCCCCCAAGGTCCAGGAGCTGCGTGAGCGCGTCACCGCGTTCATGGATGCCTATGTTTATCCGGCTGAAGCGGTCTTCGAGCGTCAGGTTGCCGAAGGCGATCGCTGGCAACCGACCGCCATCATGGAAGAGCTCAAACTCAAGGCCAAGGCTGAAGGTCTGTGGAATTTGTTTCTGCCTGAGTCGGAACTGGGTGCCGGCCTGACCAACCTCGAATATGCGCCACTGGCGGAGATCATGGGCCGTTCGTTGCTGGGGCCCGAGCCGTTCAACTGCTCGGCGCCGGATACCGGCAACATGGAAGTGCTGGTGCGCTATGCCAATCAAGAGCAGAAGCAGCGCTGGCTGGAGCCGCTGCTGCGCGGCGAGATCCGCTCCGCGTTCGCCATGACCGAACCGGATGTGGCTTCCTCAGACGCCACCAACATGGCCGCCCGCGCGGTGCGCGATGGCGACCAGTGGCTGATCAATGGCAAGAAGTGGTGGACCTCCGGCGCCTGTGATCCGCGCTGCAAGATCCTGATCTTCATGGGCCTGAGCAACCCCGATGCGCCACGTCACCAGCAGCACTCGATGATCCTGGTGCCAGTGGATACCCCCGGGGTGAAGATCGTCCGTCCGCTGCCGGTGTTCGGCTACGACGATGCGCCCCACGGCCATGCCGAGGTGCTGTTCGACAATGTTCGAGTGCCCTACGAAAACGTGCTGCTGGGCGAGGGTCGCGGTTTCGAGATTGCCCAGGGCCGTCTTGGTCCGGGGCGCATCCATCACTGCATGCGTTCGATCGGCATGGCTGAGCGGGCGCTGGAGCTGATGTGCAAGCGCGCGGTGAATCGCACCGCGTTCGGCAAGCCTCTGGCCCGCCTGGGGGGCAACATCGACAAGATCGCCGACTCGCGAATGGAAATCGACATGGCTCGGCTGTTGACCCTGAAGGCCGCGTACATGATGGACACCGTCGGTAACAAGGTGGCCAAGAGCGAGATTGCCCAGATCAAGGTGGTGGCGCCGAACGTGGCCTTGCGGGTGATCGATCGGGCGATCCAGATTCACGGTGGGGCGGGCGTGTCCAATGACTTCCCCCTGGCCTACATGTACGCCATGCAGCGCACCTTGCGCCTGGCCGACGGCCCGGATGAAGTGCACCGCGCGGCCATCGGCAAGTACGAAATCGGCAAGTACGTGCCCAGGGAGCTGCTGCGCAGCGGGCATTGA
- a CDS encoding substrate-binding domain-containing protein: protein MPRASTASERDIWCRTISLFLIGFVCYALPWSVFAALPLATDNAAVLRIQGSNTIGARLGPALVKGLLEQQGLHDIHIEASGKDNEQRVLGQSPQGRTVRVEIAAHGSSTGFSALKNAQADVAAASRPIKDSELVDLESLGDLKSPSAEQIIAIDGLAIILHPHNPLNQLSTEQLARLFSGEIKTWEELGSSGGAVHLYARDDQSGTYDTFKELVLSRRGKTLNPAAKRFESSEQLSDAVSRDPQGIGFIGLPYVRQAKAVAIVDGQSQPMPPLNSLIATEDYPLSRRLYLYLPPNGHNPWADALVSFAQSAKGQAIVAANGFVAQTVQAMRVTPSPQMPEAYQQLSRDAQRLSVNFRFEEGSANLDNKARQDLNRVLDYLRQHGKLDRQVTLAGFGDAKSDPARAALLSKLRAMAVRRELVKSGVVFREIRGFGAELPVATNHADEGRIKNRRVEVWVY, encoded by the coding sequence ATGCCCCGCGCTTCCACCGCCAGTGAACGAGATATCTGGTGCCGGACCATCAGCCTGTTTCTGATTGGCTTCGTCTGCTACGCCCTGCCCTGGTCGGTATTCGCCGCCCTGCCCCTGGCGACCGACAATGCCGCCGTGCTGCGCATCCAGGGGTCCAACACCATCGGCGCCCGGCTCGGTCCGGCGCTGGTCAAGGGCTTGCTGGAACAACAGGGCCTGCACGACATCCACATCGAGGCAAGCGGCAAGGACAATGAGCAGCGGGTTCTGGGACAGAGCCCCCAGGGCCGGACAGTCCGCGTGGAGATTGCCGCCCATGGCTCGAGCACCGGCTTCAGTGCCCTGAAAAACGCCCAGGCCGATGTGGCGGCCGCTTCCCGCCCCATCAAGGACAGCGAACTGGTGGACCTGGAAAGCCTGGGGGACCTGAAGAGCCCCAGCGCGGAACAAATCATCGCCATTGATGGCTTGGCCATCATCCTGCATCCGCACAACCCGCTGAACCAACTGAGCACCGAGCAACTGGCCCGTCTGTTCAGCGGCGAGATCAAGACCTGGGAAGAGTTGGGGAGCAGCGGCGGAGCGGTCCATCTGTATGCCCGGGATGACCAGTCCGGCACCTACGACACCTTCAAAGAGCTGGTCCTCAGCCGTCGCGGCAAGACGTTGAACCCGGCAGCCAAGCGTTTCGAGTCCAGTGAGCAGCTGTCCGACGCCGTCAGTCGCGACCCGCAAGGCATAGGTTTCATCGGCCTGCCCTATGTGCGCCAGGCCAAGGCGGTGGCGATTGTCGATGGCCAATCCCAGCCCATGCCGCCCCTCAACAGCCTGATCGCCACCGAGGACTACCCGCTGTCGCGACGTCTGTATCTGTACCTGCCGCCCAATGGCCACAATCCCTGGGCCGACGCCTTGGTGAGTTTTGCCCAGAGCGCCAAGGGCCAGGCCATCGTCGCCGCCAACGGCTTTGTCGCCCAGACCGTACAAGCCATGCGGGTAACGCCCAGCCCACAGATGCCCGAGGCCTACCAGCAACTGAGCCGGGACGCGCAACGCCTGAGCGTGAACTTTCGCTTCGAGGAGGGCAGCGCCAATCTGGACAACAAGGCGCGCCAGGACCTGAATCGGGTCCTGGACTACCTGCGCCAGCACGGCAAGCTGGACCGCCAAGTCACCCTGGCCGGCTTCGGCGATGCCAAGAGCGACCCGGCGCGTGCCGCCCTGCTGTCCAAGCTGCGAGCCATGGCGGTCCGTCGGGAACTGGTGAAAAGCGGCGTAGTGTTCCGCGAGATCCGCGGTTTTGGCGCCGAGCTGCCGGTGGCGACCAATCACGCCGACGAGGGCCGGATCAAGAACCGGCGAGTGGAAGTCTGGGTGTACTGA
- a CDS encoding MerR family transcriptional regulator: protein MSSQTYSISDLARELDITTRAIRFYEEQGLLAPERRGQERIYSPRDKVSLKLILRGKRIGFSLAECRELIELYDPSSGNLKQLHSMLAKISERREQLEQQLLDIEQMKLELDTAEERCTQALQQTLQSQQHPAQ from the coding sequence ATGAGCAGCCAGACCTACAGCATCTCCGACCTCGCCCGCGAGCTCGACATCACCACCCGGGCCATCCGCTTCTATGAGGAGCAAGGCCTGCTGGCCCCCGAGCGCCGCGGCCAGGAACGCATCTATTCGCCCCGGGACAAGGTCAGTCTGAAGCTGATCCTGCGGGGCAAGCGCATCGGTTTTTCCCTGGCCGAATGCCGTGAACTGATCGAGCTCTATGACCCCAGCAGCGGCAACCTAAAGCAGTTACACAGCATGCTGGCCAAGATCAGCGAGCGCCGTGAGCAGCTCGAACAGCAGTTGCTCGACATCGAACAGATGAAGCTGGAACTGGACACCGCCGAAGAGCGCTGCACCCAGGCACTGCAACAGACCCTCCAGAGCCAGCAGCACCCTGCCCAATAA
- a CDS encoding hydroxymethylglutaryl-CoA lyase — protein sequence MSLPSHVRLIEVGPRDGLQNEAQPISVEDKVQLVDALTAAGLGYIEVGSFVSPKWVPQMAGSAEVFARIQRQPGVVYGALAPNLRGFEDALAAGVKEVAVFAAASESFSQRNINCSISESLERFVPIMDAAKQHGISVRGYVSCVLGCPYEGEVAAEQVALVARELYAMGCYEVSLGDTIGTGTAGATRRMFEVVGAQVPREKLAGHFHDTYGQALANVYASLLEGIAVFDSSIAGLGGCPYAKGASGNVATEDVLYLLNGLGIHTGIDMDRLIDAGRQICTVLGRPSGSRVAKARNAG from the coding sequence ATGTCACTCCCCAGCCATGTACGCCTGATCGAAGTCGGTCCTCGCGATGGCCTGCAGAACGAAGCCCAGCCCATCAGCGTCGAAGACAAGGTGCAATTGGTCGACGCCCTGACCGCAGCGGGCCTGGGCTATATAGAAGTCGGCAGTTTCGTCTCGCCCAAGTGGGTGCCGCAGATGGCCGGCTCGGCCGAGGTTTTTGCCCGCATCCAGCGCCAGCCCGGGGTGGTCTACGGCGCGCTGGCGCCGAACCTGCGGGGCTTCGAGGACGCCCTGGCGGCCGGAGTCAAGGAAGTCGCGGTGTTCGCTGCCGCGTCGGAGTCGTTCTCCCAGCGCAACATCAACTGCTCCATCAGCGAAAGCCTGGAGCGCTTCGTACCGATCATGGACGCAGCCAAACAGCACGGGATCAGCGTGCGCGGTTACGTGTCCTGCGTGCTGGGCTGCCCCTATGAAGGCGAAGTGGCGGCGGAGCAAGTCGCCCTGGTAGCCCGCGAACTCTATGCCATGGGCTGCTACGAGGTGTCCCTGGGTGACACCATCGGCACCGGCACCGCCGGCGCCACCCGGCGCATGTTCGAGGTGGTGGGCGCCCAGGTGCCACGGGAAAAACTCGCCGGGCACTTCCACGACACCTACGGCCAGGCCCTGGCCAACGTCTACGCCAGCCTGCTGGAAGGCATTGCGGTGTTCGACAGCTCGATCGCCGGGCTCGGTGGCTGCCCTTATGCCAAGGGCGCCAGCGGTAACGTTGCTACTGAAGACGTCCTCTACCTGCTCAATGGCCTGGGCATTCACACCGGTATCGACATGGACCGCCTGATCGACGCCGGCCGGCAGATCTGCACGGTACTGGGACGCCCCAGCGGTTCTCGTGTGGCCAAGGCACGTAACGCCGGGTGA
- a CDS encoding isovaleryl-CoA dehydrogenase — protein MSYPTLNFALGETIDMLRQQVQAFIKAELAPRAAQIDVDNLFPADMWRKFGDMGLLGITVAEEYGGAGLGYLAHVVAMEEISRGSASVALSYGAHSNLCVNQINRNGTHEQKSKYLPKLISGEHIGALAMSEPNAGSDVVSMKLRADKRGDRFVLNGSKTWITNGPDANTYVIYAKTDLEKGPHGITAFIVERDWKGFSRSNKFDKLGMRGSNTCELFFDDVEVPEENILGVLNGGVKVLMSGLDYERVVLSGGPTGIMQACMDLVVPYIHDRKQFGQSIGEFQLIQGKIADMYTQLNASRAYLYAVAQACERGETTRKDAAGVILYSAERATQMALDAIQILGGNGYINEFPAGRLLRDAKLYEIGAGTSEIRRMLIGRELFNETK, from the coding sequence ATGAGTTATCCGACCCTGAACTTCGCCCTCGGTGAAACCATCGACATGCTGCGCCAACAGGTCCAGGCCTTCATCAAGGCCGAGCTGGCACCGCGGGCGGCCCAGATCGATGTCGACAACCTGTTTCCCGCCGACATGTGGCGCAAGTTCGGTGACATGGGCCTCTTGGGCATCACCGTGGCCGAAGAGTACGGCGGTGCCGGCCTGGGTTACCTGGCGCATGTGGTCGCCATGGAAGAAATCAGCCGCGGCTCGGCCTCGGTGGCGCTGTCCTACGGCGCCCACTCCAACCTCTGCGTGAACCAGATCAACCGCAACGGCACCCACGAGCAGAAGAGCAAGTACCTGCCCAAGCTGATCAGCGGCGAACACATCGGCGCCCTGGCCATGAGCGAGCCCAACGCCGGTTCCGACGTGGTGTCGATGAAGCTGCGCGCCGACAAGCGCGGCGACCGTTTCGTGCTCAACGGCAGCAAGACCTGGATCACCAACGGCCCCGACGCCAACACCTATGTGATCTACGCCAAGACCGACCTGGAAAAAGGCCCCCACGGCATCACCGCCTTCATCGTCGAGCGCGACTGGAAAGGCTTCAGCCGCAGCAACAAGTTCGACAAGCTGGGCATGCGCGGCTCCAACACCTGCGAGCTGTTCTTCGATGATGTGGAAGTACCGGAGGAAAACATCCTCGGCGTGCTCAATGGTGGCGTCAAAGTCCTGATGAGCGGCCTGGACTACGAGCGCGTGGTGCTCTCCGGCGGCCCGACCGGGATCATGCAGGCCTGCATGGACCTGGTGGTGCCCTACATTCACGACCGCAAGCAGTTCGGCCAGAGCATCGGCGAGTTCCAGCTGATCCAGGGCAAGATCGCCGACATGTACACCCAGCTCAACGCCAGCCGCGCCTACCTGTATGCCGTGGCCCAGGCCTGCGAACGCGGCGAAACCACCCGCAAGGACGCCGCCGGGGTGATTCTCTATAGCGCCGAACGTGCCACCCAGATGGCCCTGGATGCGATCCAGATCCTCGGCGGCAACGGCTACATCAACGAATTCCCGGCCGGCCGCCTGCTGCGTGACGCCAAGCTTTACGAAATCGGCGCCGGCACCAGCGAGATCCGCCGCATGCTGATCGGCCGCGAACTGTTCAACGAAACCAAGTAA
- a CDS encoding LysR family transcriptional regulator, producing MNLSKVDLNLFIVFDAIYTEANLTRAGQIVGITQPAVSNALARLRETFNDPLFVRTAQGMVPTPMAQNIIGPVRNALSLLRVSVQESRIFNPLQAVKTYRISMTDLTEAVILPPLFQRLRRLAPAVIIESFLSKRRETTKELAAGRLDFAVDAPLNTDPQVRHVKLMEDRYVCAMRKGHPLAGKEKFTLDDYLSMTHIHISSRRSGLGHVDLALGKMGIQRKIALRSQHYLMASQVLQQTDMVMTVPERFARRHDLHAFNLPVNDVPPVETHLYWHESTDQDPANRWMREQMIELCQQVTAHEKKLDQQTA from the coding sequence ATGAATCTGAGCAAGGTCGACCTCAACCTCTTCATCGTTTTCGACGCGATCTACACCGAAGCCAACCTGACCCGCGCCGGGCAGATCGTCGGCATCACCCAGCCGGCGGTGTCCAACGCCCTGGCGCGTCTGCGCGAGACCTTCAACGATCCGCTGTTCGTCAGGACCGCCCAGGGCATGGTGCCCACCCCCATGGCACAGAACATCATCGGCCCGGTGCGCAATGCCTTGTCGCTGCTACGGGTTTCAGTCCAGGAAAGTCGGATTTTCAACCCGCTGCAAGCGGTCAAGACCTACCGCATCAGCATGACCGACCTGACCGAGGCGGTGATCCTGCCGCCGCTGTTCCAGCGCCTGCGCCGCCTGGCCCCGGCGGTGATCATCGAGAGTTTCCTGTCCAAGCGCCGGGAAACCACCAAGGAACTGGCGGCCGGGCGCCTGGACTTTGCCGTGGACGCCCCCCTCAACACCGATCCGCAAGTGCGCCACGTCAAGCTCATGGAAGACCGCTACGTGTGCGCCATGCGCAAGGGCCACCCCCTGGCGGGCAAGGAAAAATTCACCCTGGACGATTACCTGTCCATGACCCACATCCATATCTCCAGCCGTCGCAGCGGCCTGGGCCATGTCGACCTGGCCCTGGGCAAGATGGGCATCCAGCGCAAGATCGCCCTGCGCTCCCAGCACTACCTGATGGCCTCCCAAGTGCTGCAACAGACCGATATGGTGATGACCGTGCCGGAACGCTTTGCCCGCCGCCACGACCTGCACGCCTTCAATCTGCCGGTCAATGATGTACCGCCCGTGGAAACCCACTTGTACTGGCACGAAAGCACCGACCAGGACCCGGCCAACCGCTGGATGCGCGAGCAGATGATCGAACTCTGCCAGCAGGTCACGGCTCATGAAAAGAAGCTCGACCAACAGACCGCCTGA
- a CDS encoding YegP family protein, producing MSAWFELKQYGSGACRFLLKTKEAQTMLQSERFPCRDSAEAALGLFRAHCASPERYVKKISSGGKPYFKLKAGKEVILVSHLYDSEPTLESAINAIAAAGTTERVEVVHM from the coding sequence ATGAGTGCCTGGTTCGAGCTGAAGCAGTATGGCAGTGGTGCATGCAGATTCTTGCTGAAGACAAAGGAGGCGCAGACCATGCTTCAAAGCGAACGATTCCCCTGCCGGGACAGTGCCGAGGCGGCTCTCGGCCTGTTCCGCGCACACTGCGCTTCTCCCGAGCGTTACGTCAAGAAAATTTCATCGGGCGGCAAACCTTATTTCAAGCTCAAGGCCGGCAAGGAAGTGATTCTGGTCAGCCATTTGTACGATTCGGAGCCCACTCTCGAGAGCGCCATCAACGCCATCGCGGCAGCCGGCACCACTGAACGGGTTGAAGTGGTCCACATGTAA
- the xthA gene encoding exodeoxyribonuclease III translates to MKIVSFNINGLRARPHQLAALIDKHQPDVIGLQETKVADEQFPLAEVQALGYHVHYHGQKGHYGVALLSRQAPLALHKGFEGDDEDAQRRFIWGTFADAHGTPVTIMNGYFPQGESRDHPTKFPAKERFYSDLQHLLESRFSNDQPLVVMGDVNISPEDCDIGIGADNAKRWLKTGKCSFLPEEREWMARLKNWGLVDSFRHLNPEVNDRFSWFDYRSRGFEDEPKRGLRIDLIMASQGLLPRIKDAGVDYELRGMEKPSDHAPIWLELS, encoded by the coding sequence ATGAAGATCGTCTCGTTCAACATCAACGGGCTGCGCGCCCGCCCCCATCAGCTGGCGGCGCTGATCGACAAACACCAGCCGGACGTGATCGGCCTGCAGGAAACCAAGGTTGCCGACGAGCAGTTCCCCCTCGCCGAAGTCCAGGCCCTGGGCTACCACGTGCACTACCACGGCCAGAAAGGCCATTACGGTGTCGCCCTGCTCTCGCGCCAGGCGCCACTGGCCCTGCACAAAGGCTTCGAAGGCGATGACGAAGACGCCCAGCGACGCTTTATCTGGGGCACCTTCGCCGACGCCCATGGCACGCCGGTGACCATCATGAACGGCTACTTTCCCCAGGGCGAAAGCCGCGACCATCCGACCAAGTTCCCGGCCAAGGAGCGCTTCTACAGCGATCTGCAGCACCTGCTGGAAAGCCGCTTCAGCAATGACCAGCCGCTGGTGGTCATGGGCGACGTCAACATTTCCCCGGAAGACTGCGACATCGGCATCGGCGCCGACAACGCCAAGCGTTGGCTCAAGACCGGCAAATGCAGCTTCCTGCCGGAAGAGCGCGAGTGGATGGCCCGCCTGAAGAACTGGGGCCTGGTGGACAGCTTCCGTCACCTCAACCCCGAGGTGAACGATCGCTTCAGCTGGTTCGACTACCGCAGCCGCGGTTTCGAGGACGAGCCCAAGCGTGGCCTGCGCATCGACTTGATCATGGCCTCCCAGGGCCTGCTGCCGCGCATCAAGGACGCCGGTGTCGACTATGAACTGCGTGGCATGGAAAAGCCGTCGGACCATGCACCGATCTGGCTCGAACTGAGCTGA